In Kordia antarctica, the following proteins share a genomic window:
- the aspS gene encoding aspartate--tRNA ligase, with protein sequence MYRSHSCGELRSSHITQEVTVSGWVQKSRDKGFMIWIDLRDRYGITQLIFDEERTSKAVFEKAKTLGREFVIQVKGTVIEREAKNAKIPTGDIEILVSELTLLNASLTPPFTIEDETDGGEDIRMKYRYLDIRRNPVKNSLIFRHKVSMEVRKYLSAQNFIEVETPYLIKSTPEGARDFVVPSRMNEGQFYALPQSPQTFKQLLMVGGMDKYFQIVKCFRDEDLRADRQPEFTQIDCEMAFVEQEDILNVFEGLTRHLLKEIKGIDVEKFPRMTYDHAMKTYGNDKPDIRFGMEFGELNEVAQHKEFGIFNSAELVVGIAVPGAATYTRKEIDKLVDWVKRPQVGALGMIYVKCNEDGTFKSSVDKFYDQEDLAKWAEKTGAKTGDLICVLSGNTNKVRAQLSALRMELATRLGLRNPAEFAPLWVMDFPLLELDEETGHYHAMHHPFTSPKPGQLELLDTNPGDVKANAYDLVLNGNEIGGGSIRIHDKEMQATMFKHLGFTEEEAKAQFGFLMDAFQYGAPPHGGLAFGLDRLVAILGGQETIRDFIAFPKNNSGRDVMIDAPAPIDAQQLKELSIKLDL encoded by the coding sequence ATGTACAGATCACATAGTTGTGGTGAATTAAGATCATCACACATTACACAAGAAGTTACCGTATCAGGTTGGGTACAAAAGTCTAGAGATAAAGGATTTATGATTTGGATTGATCTTCGCGATCGCTACGGAATCACACAATTAATCTTTGATGAAGAACGTACTTCGAAAGCCGTTTTTGAAAAAGCAAAAACACTTGGTCGCGAATTTGTAATTCAAGTAAAAGGAACGGTGATTGAGCGTGAAGCTAAAAACGCAAAAATACCTACAGGAGATATTGAAATTTTAGTCTCTGAATTGACGCTTTTAAATGCTTCTTTAACACCTCCATTTACGATTGAAGATGAAACTGATGGTGGAGAAGATATCCGAATGAAATATCGCTACTTAGACATACGTCGAAATCCTGTGAAAAACAGTTTGATATTCCGTCATAAAGTATCAATGGAAGTTCGTAAATACCTGTCTGCGCAAAATTTTATAGAGGTAGAAACTCCATATTTAATAAAATCCACACCAGAAGGCGCACGCGATTTCGTGGTTCCTTCTCGTATGAATGAAGGACAATTTTACGCATTGCCACAATCGCCACAAACCTTCAAACAACTCTTGATGGTTGGCGGAATGGACAAATATTTTCAAATTGTAAAATGCTTTCGCGATGAAGATTTAAGAGCCGACAGACAACCTGAATTTACACAGATTGACTGCGAAATGGCGTTTGTAGAACAAGAAGACATCTTAAACGTTTTTGAAGGATTAACGCGTCACTTACTAAAAGAAATCAAAGGAATTGATGTTGAAAAATTCCCAAGAATGACGTACGATCACGCCATGAAAACCTACGGAAATGACAAACCAGACATTCGTTTTGGAATGGAATTTGGCGAACTAAATGAAGTTGCACAACACAAAGAATTTGGCATCTTCAATTCAGCAGAATTGGTTGTCGGAATTGCTGTTCCTGGAGCCGCAACATACACACGAAAAGAAATCGACAAATTGGTCGATTGGGTAAAACGTCCACAAGTTGGCGCGTTGGGAATGATATATGTAAAATGCAATGAAGACGGAACCTTCAAATCGTCTGTTGATAAATTCTACGATCAAGAAGATTTAGCAAAATGGGCAGAAAAAACTGGCGCAAAAACTGGTGATTTAATCTGTGTATTATCTGGAAACACCAACAAAGTACGAGCGCAACTAAGTGCATTACGTATGGAATTAGCAACACGTTTAGGATTGCGAAATCCGGCAGAATTTGCTCCACTTTGGGTAATGGACTTCCCATTATTAGAATTGGATGAAGAAACAGGACATTACCACGCAATGCATCATCCATTTACATCTCCAAAACCAGGTCAACTAGAATTATTAGATACAAATCCTGGTGATGTAAAAGCAAACGCATACGATTTAGTCTTAAACGGAAACGAAATTGGTGGCGGATCTATTCGTATTCACGACAAAGAAATGCAAGCAACGATGTTTAAGCATTTAGGATTTACGGAAGAAGAAGCAAAAGCACAATTTGGTTTCTTAATGGACGCTTTCCAATATGGAGCGCCGCCACATGGTGGATTGGCTTTCGGATTGGATAGATTGGTTGCTATTTTGGGCGGACAAGAAACGATTCGTGATTTCATTGCGTTTCCAAAAAATAATTCTGGTCGTGATGTTATGATTGATGCACCTGCACCAATTGACGCTCAACAATTAAAAGAACTGAGTATTAAACTCGATTTATAA
- a CDS encoding DUF6345 domain-containing protein, translated as MGSIGIEWVNQYNGNASNLENNDNNARGFYNTLQGVKQFEYGDNLAWDEDFEKAGKGSPSAGTDTTYADNADIVFFSGHGWRDFLLFGRNDRDNGRARNTEMELGDQDLEWIVFDGCQALEFDGVFGRWGWGVFKGLHYILGFATICYDKADRGKKFAQRLNNKWRMREAWIKACKETEVADTKFAYLRANEGGISTYNDHWHGKGDVSLDPDNPDNLWYLNGNC; from the coding sequence ATGGGGTCAATTGGAATTGAATGGGTCAATCAATACAACGGAAATGCTTCTAACCTGGAGAACAATGATAATAATGCGCGCGGTTTTTACAATACTTTACAAGGTGTAAAACAATTTGAATACGGAGATAACCTAGCATGGGATGAAGATTTTGAAAAAGCAGGAAAAGGTTCGCCATCCGCAGGAACAGATACAACGTATGCTGATAATGCAGATATTGTTTTCTTCTCAGGTCATGGATGGAGAGATTTTTTACTTTTTGGAAGAAATGATCGTGATAATGGAAGAGCAAGAAATACCGAGATGGAACTTGGTGATCAAGACTTAGAATGGATTGTTTTTGACGGTTGTCAAGCCTTAGAATTTGATGGCGTTTTCGGACGTTGGGGCTGGGGAGTTTTCAAAGGATTGCATTATATCTTAGGATTTGCAACTATTTGTTATGACAAAGCAGATAGAGGCAAAAAATTTGCACAACGCTTAAATAATAAATGGAGAATGCGGGAAGCATGGATAAAAGCCTGTAAAGAAACAGAAGTTGCTGATACGAAATTTGCTTATTTGCGTGCCAACGAAGGAGGAATTAGTACATACAATGATCATTGGCATGGAAAAGGAGACGTAAGTTTAGATCCTGACAATCCTGATAATTTATGGTATTTAAACGGAAATTGTTAA
- a CDS encoding RagB/SusD family nutrient uptake outer membrane protein, which translates to MKKNNLYIFLFALGSLLLFSCEVEEFPNLNGADVDTIASNMSRGDLQDIAGGVQSSMRTRIGTYFDDVGVIGREFYRFSSSDPRFTSDLLGGGSSTLDNNTFYTTGPWGARYVNIKGTNIILEGIVNSTADFSTEEKNATTGFAKTIQAYELLLNLNLMYGNGIRLDVNDPDNLGPVVGKDAALQGIRDLLVSGASDLGNGGSDFPFSLTTGFAGFDTPSEFLKFNNALAARVAAYQEDYPAVLTFLNASFYNITGDLNTGVSYVFSTGAGDITNPMFFPLDASTAGVRIAQPSFVTDAEAGDTRLSKVALRPSGALTLDNLTGSYDVMVYTSNSDAIPIIRNEELLLLYAEANMNTAPVQAVLAIDAVRSGASLVPYTGGTSPSQLLTEILKQRRYSLFGEGHRWIDMRRFNKLAELPIDRAEDDVWIEFPIPLNENQ; encoded by the coding sequence ATGAAAAAAAATAATTTATATATATTTCTATTCGCATTAGGAAGCTTACTGCTTTTTTCTTGTGAGGTAGAAGAATTTCCGAACTTAAATGGTGCCGATGTAGATACCATTGCTTCCAATATGTCTCGTGGAGATTTGCAAGATATTGCAGGTGGAGTACAATCGAGTATGAGAACCCGAATAGGAACTTATTTTGATGACGTAGGTGTTATTGGAAGAGAATTTTATAGATTTTCAAGTTCAGATCCACGTTTTACGTCAGATTTATTAGGCGGAGGATCGTCAACACTTGACAATAATACATTTTATACAACAGGTCCTTGGGGAGCACGATATGTGAACATTAAAGGAACCAATATTATTTTAGAAGGAATTGTGAATTCTACTGCAGATTTTTCAACTGAAGAGAAAAATGCAACAACTGGATTCGCAAAAACCATTCAAGCGTATGAACTATTATTAAATTTAAATTTAATGTATGGTAACGGAATTCGTTTGGATGTAAATGATCCTGATAATTTAGGTCCCGTAGTTGGTAAAGATGCTGCATTGCAAGGAATAAGAGACTTGTTGGTAAGTGGAGCTTCAGATTTAGGCAACGGAGGATCAGACTTCCCGTTTTCACTAACCACTGGTTTTGCAGGATTTGATACGCCTTCAGAATTTTTAAAATTCAACAATGCATTAGCTGCAAGAGTTGCTGCATATCAAGAAGATTATCCAGCGGTATTAACATTTTTAAATGCTTCTTTTTATAACATCACAGGAGATTTGAATACAGGAGTTAGTTATGTATTTTCTACAGGAGCAGGAGATATTACAAACCCAATGTTTTTTCCTTTAGATGCTTCAACGGCTGGAGTTAGAATTGCACAACCTAGTTTTGTGACAGACGCAGAAGCTGGTGATACACGTTTATCAAAAGTAGCTTTAAGACCATCTGGAGCGTTGACACTAGACAATTTAACAGGATCGTATGATGTAATGGTATATACGTCTAATTCAGATGCAATTCCTATTATTCGTAACGAGGAATTATTGTTATTATATGCGGAGGCAAATATGAATACAGCTCCTGTACAAGCGGTTCTTGCTATTGATGCTGTTAGAAGTGGCGCAAGTTTAGTACCGTATACTGGAGGAACAAGTCCTAGTCAATTACTTACTGAAATATTAAAGCAAAGAAGATATTCTTTATTTGGCGAAGGTCATAGATGGATAGACATGAGACGTTTTAATAAATTGGCAGAATTACCTATTGATAGAGCTGAAGATGATGTTTGGATAGAATTTCCTATTCCATTAAACGAAAATCAGTAA
- a CDS encoding SusC/RagA family TonB-linked outer membrane protein, with protein sequence MKKILLKKMLMFLLFFVPLGLLAQNTITGTVTSTDGGEPLFGASVVVKGTEKGAATDFDGKYTLTVNDLPVTLVFSSLGYDSKEVLVSTSVNPINVSLTGGVALDEVVVTGLATSIKRTNSANAVSSISAQELVGVTPPQTLDAALYGKFTGAVVSANSGAPGGGLSIKLRGVTSVNGNSQPLYIIDGVYVDNSSIPSGLNAVSGAAAGGSASNQDNPTNRIADIDPNDIANIEILKGASAAAIYGSRASAGVVIITTKRGKAGETKFSFSQAFGFTQAINLQGIRNWDAAKVEDAFGAAEVPLFTAAQASGNYHDYEDELFGENGLISNTRFGMSGGGEKTKFYAGMSYSDEDGIVKNTGYRKASVRLNLDHKVSNSIKLGLSANYINSSSNRGYFNNDNTGTTIGVSLTSTRPWDQLFPDANGNYPNSQSGASNVLQTRDLVTNNEKVNRFIIGGSADIKLYSNDNSNLKMILRAGLDSYNLSSRAIFPKELQFENVAGGDNGVSIQGSTVNRNLNFSGFLVHNYTTDSDLNFRTQAGITKEVFDRNTYLIIAKDLIASENNVDQAGSIDAAQTRLKQEDAGFFVQEEINFQDKFIGTIGIRGDRSSNNGDAQKLYYYPKASLAVNINNFEFWKSEVVNQVKLRIAYGESGNFAPFGSLFTSFDRNNIGGFKGISVSPFRGNPNIEPERQKELELGFDLGFLDNRVELQFTWYNKKVDDLLLQAALPPSSGFTSKWTNAGNLENKGVEIAINAVPVRTDDFEWTTNVSFWKNTSEITKLDVPAFNIGAFGATLGTFRIEEGKSATQIVGISPDGLVQHGDSEADFQMSFRNNVKYKDFELSFLWHWKKGGDNVNLTALLTDLNSTSHDFDDIDLDPAGQVGNGPYRLSQLGVSAAPFVEDASYLRLRELGVYYSIPKNLITKWSKDYIDSIKLGFSGTNLINIFDYNSYDPEVSNFGSNGISTGVEVTPFPSSKRYMFHLAIEF encoded by the coding sequence ATGAAAAAAATTTTACTTAAAAAAATGTTGATGTTTTTGTTGTTTTTTGTCCCTTTAGGACTCTTAGCACAAAATACAATCACAGGAACCGTAACTAGCACTGACGGTGGCGAGCCACTATTTGGTGCCAGTGTTGTTGTTAAAGGAACAGAAAAAGGAGCAGCAACAGATTTTGATGGAAAGTATACCTTAACGGTAAACGATTTGCCAGTTACCTTGGTGTTTTCCTCCTTAGGATACGACAGTAAAGAAGTACTGGTTAGTACTTCAGTTAATCCAATTAATGTTTCACTTACTGGTGGCGTTGCTTTGGATGAAGTTGTTGTAACTGGTTTAGCAACTTCTATTAAAAGAACTAATTCTGCAAATGCAGTTTCGTCCATTTCGGCGCAAGAACTTGTTGGAGTAACACCTCCACAAACGTTAGATGCAGCTTTATATGGAAAATTTACTGGAGCTGTAGTAAGTGCAAATTCAGGAGCTCCTGGAGGTGGATTGTCTATTAAACTTAGAGGTGTGACCTCTGTTAATGGAAATTCTCAACCATTATATATTATTGATGGAGTCTATGTAGATAACTCATCTATTCCTTCGGGATTAAATGCAGTATCTGGTGCTGCCGCTGGAGGAAGTGCTTCAAATCAGGACAATCCTACCAATCGTATTGCAGATATAGATCCAAATGATATTGCAAACATTGAGATTTTAAAAGGAGCATCTGCTGCAGCTATTTATGGATCGAGAGCATCTGCCGGAGTTGTTATTATTACAACAAAAAGAGGGAAGGCTGGAGAAACTAAATTTAGTTTTTCACAAGCTTTTGGGTTTACTCAAGCAATTAACTTGCAGGGAATTAGAAATTGGGATGCAGCCAAAGTAGAAGATGCTTTTGGTGCTGCCGAAGTTCCATTGTTTACAGCAGCTCAGGCTTCAGGAAATTATCATGATTATGAAGATGAACTTTTTGGAGAGAATGGACTTATTTCAAATACACGTTTTGGAATGAGTGGCGGTGGAGAAAAAACAAAGTTTTATGCAGGAATGTCGTATAGCGACGAAGATGGAATTGTTAAAAATACAGGTTATAGAAAAGCTTCTGTTCGATTGAACTTAGATCATAAAGTATCAAACAGTATAAAACTTGGATTGAGCGCCAACTATATTAACTCTTCTTCAAATAGAGGATATTTTAACAATGATAATACCGGAACAACAATAGGTGTTTCATTGACTTCTACACGACCTTGGGATCAATTGTTTCCAGATGCAAACGGAAATTATCCAAACAGTCAATCGGGAGCTTCAAACGTTTTACAAACAAGAGATTTAGTAACTAATAACGAAAAAGTTAATAGATTTATAATTGGAGGTTCTGCGGATATAAAATTGTATTCAAATGATAACTCTAATTTAAAGATGATCTTAAGAGCTGGTCTTGACAGTTATAATTTAAGTAGTAGAGCAATATTTCCAAAAGAATTGCAATTTGAGAATGTTGCAGGAGGAGATAATGGAGTTTCTATTCAAGGAAGTACGGTAAACAGAAACCTAAACTTTTCAGGGTTTTTAGTACATAATTATACAACTGATAGTGATTTAAACTTTAGAACACAAGCAGGTATCACTAAAGAAGTTTTTGATAGAAATACGTATTTAATTATAGCGAAAGATTTAATTGCTTCTGAAAATAATGTAGATCAAGCTGGTTCTATTGATGCAGCTCAAACTAGATTAAAGCAAGAAGATGCAGGATTTTTTGTTCAAGAAGAAATCAATTTTCAAGATAAATTTATCGGAACAATAGGAATTAGAGGCGATAGATCTTCAAATAACGGAGATGCACAAAAATTGTATTATTATCCTAAAGCTTCCTTAGCTGTAAACATTAATAATTTTGAATTTTGGAAATCAGAAGTTGTGAATCAAGTAAAATTGAGAATCGCATATGGTGAATCTGGAAACTTTGCACCATTTGGATCATTATTTACTTCTTTTGACAGAAATAATATTGGTGGATTTAAAGGAATTAGTGTAAGTCCTTTTAGAGGAAATCCTAATATTGAACCTGAAAGACAAAAAGAATTGGAATTAGGTTTTGATCTTGGGTTTTTAGATAATAGAGTAGAATTACAATTTACTTGGTATAACAAAAAAGTAGATGACTTATTACTACAAGCAGCATTGCCACCTTCTTCTGGATTTACGTCCAAATGGACAAATGCAGGTAATTTAGAAAATAAAGGTGTTGAAATTGCAATAAATGCAGTACCTGTCAGAACCGATGATTTTGAATGGACAACGAATGTTAGTTTCTGGAAAAACACTTCTGAAATTACAAAACTAGATGTACCAGCATTTAATATCGGAGCTTTTGGAGCGACTTTAGGAACTTTTAGAATTGAAGAAGGAAAAAGTGCGACACAAATTGTTGGAATTAGTCCAGATGGATTGGTACAACATGGAGATTCTGAAGCAGATTTTCAAATGTCTTTTAGAAACAACGTAAAATATAAAGATTTTGAATTATCGTTTTTATGGCACTGGAAAAAAGGTGGTGATAATGTGAATTTAACAGCATTATTAACAGATCTTAACAGCACAAGTCATGATTTTGATGATATCGATTTAGATCCTGCTGGACAAGTTGGAAACGGACCTTACAGACTGAGTCAATTGGGAGTAAGCGCAGCACCTTTCGTTGAAGATGCATCTTATTTAAGATTGAGAGAACTTGGAGTATATTACAGTATTCCTAAAAATTTAATCACTAAATGGAGTAAGGATTATATAGATTCAATAAAATTAGGATTTTCAGGAACGAACCTAATCAATATATTTGATTATAACAGTTACGATCCTGAAGTATCTAACTTTGGATCAAATGGAATATCAACAGGAGTTGAGGTAACACCATTCCCATCTTCAAAGCGTTATATGTTTCACCTAGCAATCGAATTTTAA
- a CDS encoding class I lanthipeptide encodes MKKKSLKKLSFSKSKISSLEEDAVSGAGTNGCHTCTCNTCNWTCGTTAMYSACGNQQCN; translated from the coding sequence ATGAAAAAAAAGTCATTAAAAAAGCTATCATTTAGCAAAAGCAAAATTTCGAGTTTAGAAGAAGATGCTGTATCTGGAGCAGGAACAAACGGTTGTCACACATGTACTTGCAATACTTGCAATTGGACTTGTGGAACTACTGCGATGTATTCCGCTTGTGGAAATCAGCAATGTAATTAA
- a CDS encoding efflux RND transporter permease subunit yields MANKKTNKEFFMSSWAIDNKTIIYIVMGLILVLGISAYFSMPRENFPEVIETKIYVSTIYRGNTAEDVEKLIVDPLEDRLKNVSGVVKVTSTSQEDYGIIVVEFDEKISVESAKVKVQDEVDVEKGSEDWPTFNGAKVEPNIFNLNLSEEQPILNINISGDYPVEKLKEFAETLQDDIEDLTEIKQVDIRGAQEKEIEVAVDVYKMMAAKVNFDDVRNAISNGNVTISAGNMISSGQRRTIRILGEISDPKQLNDFVVKSIDGPVYLRDIADITFKEEDKTTYARKFAKDVVARDVVMLDVKKRAGENMVAAAEQIGEIIEKFKESHEELEISITNDQSEKTINQVNDLVNNIIFGIILVVFVLMFFLGFRNALFVGLAIPMSMFMSFVILNLLGYTMNTMILFALIMGLGMLVDNGIVVVENVYRLMDEEGMSRIEAAKKGIGEIAFPIIISTLTTVAAFVPLGMWPGTMGQFMIYFPITLSIVLGSSLFVAIFINSLMVSQFMEVGERKLKMRQLLIITVVLLVLAILSFIIGGGSSGLGTLFIFIAIMFWAYKYVLKPMARFFQTRILAALERAYERFLKFALGGWRPYVFTLGTFVLLFLAFGLFGASIGSKRTKVEFFPDNKPNQIIVYIEYPQGTAIEKTNNITKEIEARVYDVLNSDEYMDGDYNFLVESAVSQVGEGAGNPQTDGGSAAEMPHKAKITASMREYKFRRGEDSEVLRQKVTEALKGIYPGVAISVEKDAVGPPAGYPINIELEGDDYTELIAEAEIMRELINSKNIAGIEELKIDVNKGKPTMQVVVDREKAGELGVSAGQVGQQLRNSLFGAKASVYKEDGEDYDIYVRFNEENRYNVSSLFNQKMIFRTQTGQLKEIPISAVVKRNNTSGFSAIKHMQKKRVVTVYSGLMPGFTDAGAIVAQIQAEMSDYKPDGIEIDYTGQIEEQDKQQAFLMTAFFAGLGLIMLILVFQFSSISKPTIIMIAIFLSLIGVFGGILITGAPFVIMMTMMGIISLAGIVVNNGVVLLDYNQLLIDRKKEELNIPEDKYLPIDDVFETVVRSGKARLRPVLLTAITTVLGLIPLAIGFNIDFFSLFSQFDPKIYVGGDNVIFWGPLAWTVIYGLIIATFLTLIIVPILFFLTTKFKFWAFKSKRPEMETADDLHIKDGDSGEDLNINEIDLPIETV; encoded by the coding sequence ATGGCGAATAAAAAAACAAATAAAGAGTTCTTTATGTCTTCTTGGGCGATTGATAATAAAACTATTATCTACATCGTAATGGGCTTAATTCTCGTTTTAGGAATCTCTGCGTATTTCAGTATGCCTAGAGAAAATTTTCCTGAAGTAATTGAGACTAAAATCTACGTAAGTACCATTTATAGAGGAAATACAGCAGAAGATGTTGAAAAATTAATTGTTGATCCGTTAGAAGATCGACTCAAAAATGTGAGTGGCGTTGTAAAAGTTACCTCAACATCACAGGAAGATTATGGAATTATTGTCGTTGAATTTGATGAAAAAATCAGTGTAGAATCTGCCAAAGTAAAAGTTCAAGACGAAGTAGATGTCGAAAAAGGTAGCGAAGATTGGCCAACATTTAACGGCGCAAAAGTGGAACCGAATATTTTCAATCTGAATCTTTCGGAAGAACAACCAATTCTAAACATCAATATATCAGGCGATTATCCTGTTGAAAAATTAAAAGAATTTGCAGAAACGCTTCAAGATGATATTGAAGATTTAACTGAAATTAAACAAGTTGACATTCGTGGTGCGCAAGAAAAAGAAATAGAAGTTGCGGTTGATGTGTACAAAATGATGGCAGCAAAAGTAAATTTTGATGATGTCCGTAACGCAATTTCCAATGGAAACGTTACCATTTCTGCGGGAAACATGATTTCTTCAGGACAAAGACGTACCATTAGAATCTTGGGTGAAATTTCAGATCCAAAACAACTAAATGACTTTGTAGTAAAATCTATTGATGGACCTGTTTATTTAAGAGATATTGCTGATATAACTTTCAAAGAAGAAGACAAAACAACTTATGCACGTAAGTTTGCAAAAGACGTTGTAGCGCGAGATGTAGTAATGCTTGATGTAAAAAAACGTGCTGGTGAAAATATGGTTGCTGCCGCAGAACAAATCGGCGAAATCATTGAAAAATTTAAAGAAAGTCACGAAGAGTTAGAGATTTCTATTACCAATGATCAATCTGAAAAAACGATCAACCAAGTAAATGACTTGGTAAACAATATTATTTTCGGAATCATCTTAGTGGTTTTTGTATTAATGTTTTTCTTAGGATTCAGAAATGCATTATTTGTAGGATTGGCAATTCCGATGTCAATGTTTATGTCGTTTGTAATTCTAAACTTATTAGGATATACAATGAATACTATGATTCTATTTGCCTTAATTATGGGACTTGGAATGCTAGTAGATAACGGAATTGTAGTTGTTGAAAACGTATATCGTTTGATGGATGAAGAAGGCATGAGCCGAATTGAAGCTGCGAAAAAAGGAATTGGCGAAATTGCTTTTCCAATTATCATTTCAACGTTAACAACGGTTGCGGCGTTTGTTCCTTTAGGAATGTGGCCAGGAACTATGGGACAATTCATGATTTATTTCCCAATCACGCTTTCCATCGTATTAGGTTCTTCCCTATTTGTGGCAATCTTTATCAACTCATTAATGGTATCGCAATTTATGGAAGTTGGCGAGCGTAAATTAAAAATGAGACAGCTATTAATTATTACGGTAGTATTGTTAGTATTGGCAATTTTATCTTTTATAATTGGTGGCGGATCTAGCGGTTTAGGAACATTATTCATATTCATTGCGATCATGTTTTGGGCATACAAATATGTGTTAAAACCGATGGCTCGATTCTTTCAAACTAGAATATTAGCTGCGCTAGAAAGAGCCTATGAACGTTTTCTAAAATTTGCTTTAGGTGGTTGGAGACCTTATGTGTTTACACTTGGAACATTTGTATTATTATTCTTAGCGTTCGGATTGTTCGGTGCATCTATAGGAAGTAAACGTACCAAAGTAGAATTTTTTCCAGACAATAAACCAAATCAAATTATTGTCTATATAGAATATCCGCAGGGAACTGCGATTGAAAAAACAAATAACATCACCAAAGAAATTGAAGCACGTGTATATGACGTTTTAAATAGCGACGAATACATGGACGGCGATTATAATTTCTTGGTAGAATCTGCGGTTTCACAAGTTGGTGAAGGTGCAGGAAATCCGCAAACCGATGGCGGATCGGCAGCAGAAATGCCACACAAAGCAAAAATTACTGCTTCCATGCGTGAATATAAATTCCGCCGCGGAGAAGACAGTGAAGTATTGCGCCAAAAAGTAACGGAAGCATTGAAAGGAATTTATCCTGGAGTTGCTATTTCTGTTGAAAAAGATGCCGTTGGTCCGCCTGCAGGTTATCCAATTAATATTGAATTAGAAGGCGATGATTATACAGAATTAATTGCGGAAGCAGAAATAATGCGTGAGCTGATCAATTCTAAAAATATTGCAGGAATTGAAGAATTAAAAATTGACGTCAACAAAGGAAAACCGACTATGCAAGTAGTTGTTGACAGAGAAAAAGCAGGAGAATTGGGCGTTTCGGCTGGACAAGTTGGACAACAATTACGAAACTCGTTATTTGGTGCAAAAGCTTCTGTATACAAAGAAGATGGCGAAGATTACGATATATATGTTCGTTTTAACGAAGAAAATAGATACAATGTAAGTTCACTGTTTAATCAGAAAATGATTTTTAGAACTCAAACGGGACAACTGAAAGAAATTCCAATTTCTGCGGTTGTAAAACGTAACAATACGTCTGGTTTTAGTGCTATAAAACACATGCAGAAAAAACGTGTCGTAACTGTATATTCTGGATTAATGCCCGGATTTACAGATGCTGGAGCAATTGTAGCGCAGATTCAAGCGGAAATGTCAGACTATAAGCCTGACGGAATTGAAATTGATTATACAGGACAAATTGAGGAGCAAGACAAGCAACAAGCGTTTTTAATGACGGCATTTTTTGCAGGACTTGGATTAATTATGTTGATTCTAGTTTTTCAATTTAGTTCTATCTCAAAACCAACAATCATAATGATTGCAATTTTCTTAAGTTTGATTGGTGTTTTTGGTGGGATTTTAATCACAGGCGCGCCATTTGTAATTATGATGACGATGATGGGAATTATTTCGCTCGCGGGAATTGTGGTAAATAATGGTGTAGTTTTGCTCGATTACAATCAACTTTTAATTGATCGTAAAAAAGAAGAACTCAACATTCCAGAAGATAAATATTTACCAATTGATGATGTATTTGAAACAGTAGTACGAAGTGGAAAAGCACGTTTGCGTCCTGTATTACTAACGGCAATTACAACCGTTTTAGGATTAATTCCATTAGCAATTGGATTCAACATTGACTTCTTTTCACTATTCAGCCAATTTGATCCAAAAATATATGTTGGTGGAGATAATGTAATTTTCTGGGGACCATTAGCATGGACAGTAATTTACGGATTAATTATTGCTACATTCCTAACATTAATCATTGTTCCCATCTTATTCTTCTTAACAACGAAGTTTAAATTTTGGGCGTTTAAAAGCAAGCGTCCTGAAATGGAAACAGCTGATGATCTGCATATCAAAGATGGAGATTCTGGTGAAGATTTAAATATCAACGAAATTGATTTGCCGATAGAAACGGTATAA